The sequence ACCAGGCCGTACATTTTACAGGCAGGGTCGTCGCAGAACTGATGGGATTTTAGCGTCTCAAATTCTGATTTTGTCAATGGCATGGCGGAAATTTTGGCGCTAAGATAACCATATTTCAACCGTTCAGCATCTCAATTTTGGTATTTTGCCTTGTCCGTTGGCTTTTTGTTTAAAATTGTGCCTAACGTTTTGCAGTTTGGCGAAGGTGGCGATTTTCACCACAAATGTTGATACGGAGAACCAAACTTTGATTAACCACAAATGTGTCTGCGGAGCACTGAACCGCCACTTTTGGGTAGGTGCTGTTGGGCGTAGGTTTTCTTGTCATCTCCATTTGTTTATGTGTTCTACTTTGTCGTCAAATTGTGCTGCTAATGATTTTACTCTTGATTTCAAAAGTAGCTTTCGTCCGTCAATTGTTCTTGTGAAAATCAAGTCGCAAGCACCTACAAGTCTTTCCCATTGGCTTTGGAAATATTCCGCTAAATTTTTGTTTCGCCCTAGTATTTCGGGAACAGAATGGTAATCTTTTTGCTTAACGAAAAGCATAAATCTATTCTTTCTGATAATTACATACCGTGGGTTGTCAATCGGAGCAATAATTTCTTGAAGTGCGTTTATAAATGTTGATTTGTCAAATGTAGTTCCACCTTCTAAATGACAATAAACTGCACCCCAATTGTCAACAGATGTTTCAACTTTCAATTTTGAATTGTCTGTTCGAATTGCACCTGCTTTTACTAATGAATTTAAAAGTGCATCACCAATTTGTTGAATGTCTTTTGAAATGTCTCGGTATTTAAAATACAATCTTAAGGTCTTGTAAGTCTGCCTGCCGAAAAACAATACGCCACCGATACCAATAATAGTTAGGAAAACATATAAGTCCTGCAAGGTTTTAATGTTTCTTGCAGCCCTTCCAAGTCCTTGTAAAATACCTTCTAAATATCCCAAAATTGAAAAGCCGAGCATTGCCATTAAATTCTTTATTGTATTGTTTAGATACATTGACTTTACAGTTTTGTATTCTCGTTCTTCGGGGAATGGAATTTTAATTTCTTCAACAAGATTTACCCCTGTCGCCAATGCTTCTTTCCAACGCTGTTTCAAACTTTCTCGGTCACCTGCGTGAGTAAACATTTCAAGGTTTTTCTTTTCGGCTTCTTCTTTATGGTGAATGTTTTCGGGCAAATTTAATCTGCCAATACCGTTTTCAATTCTGGGTTTTTCTTTGAATGAAACGCCTACAAAACTTCTGAAACGTCTTTTAAGTAAATCAAAATCGTCTCCGCCTGTGGGTGAAGTTGGGTCAATACAGACCAAATGCCAAATGTTACCTGTCTTATCACCATTTCCGTTTTGTGTTCTAATGGCTCTACCACGCATTTGATTGGATAGTACAAACGAACCTACAAAACTTGCCAAGATTAAAGAATTGATTGCTGGAGCGTCCCAACCTTCTCCAAGCAAAGATTTTGTTCCAATCAAAACTTCAATTTCTCCACGTTGAAAGATTTGAGTTACTATGTGAACAATGTCGTGTTTGAGTTGCTCAGTTTGACTGATTAAAATGTAACTGCTGTCAAAAGGAACAGGATTAGAGTTGATTTGTGTTATGCCATATTTTGCCGCTTTTGCTTCAAATGCAGGATAAGCACTAACAGGAATGATTATCATTGAACCTGTCAAAACAGCAATTTTCTTGTTCTCCTTATTTTCTCGTCTTAATTTTTCAAAGATTGGAATAACACCAATTTTATTTAGTTCAAGATTATTGTCGGGAGCGTTGATATAAAACTCTTTGCGGATAAAGTCGGAAAGAATTACTAAACGTAAATTGTTTCCTAAATTCTTGTACTCAAAATCAACAATTTCTTTGATGCCGTTTAGTTTGCTGATACTTGAAGTCAAAAATCCTGTAACTCTCTTGTTATGCGAAAAATTGATTTGTCGCCTTTCAATTGCTCCGTATCTTCTTAGTCGGTTTTCAAGTATTTTTTGATGTTCTTCAAAGGTTTTGAAGTGTTCTTTTTCTTTATAGAGATAAAAATCTAAAAGCGTTTCAATCCATTCATAATCAAGTTTGGGAATTTCAAAATTCTTACCTCCGATTACTTCAAGATGTGTTTCAGGAATTTCTTTATGGTTGGCTTTTAGAAAAATCAAACAAGCTGAATAATAAGAGAGGTTGTTGTAAATCCAATCTAACTGCTCTGTTGGGTTTTGCCAAATGGGATGTTGTTCTATGGCCTTTATGATGGTTTCATCATTTTTTATTTCTTGAAAAAGCTTTTCAATATTTTGTCTGAAATCAACAATGCTTTGGTTTTCTTGCTCTGTCGGTAGTGTGAAATAAACGTAATCTTGATGAGGGCATAAATCGCCTTCAATTACTAATTCAGGAACTGAAATTTCTGTGTCAACTGGTCCGTTTAAGTCAATGTATCTTTGCCATTCAGTGGCCGTAACGTCATAGGGTGGTGTAGCTGTTAAGCCAACGATAATCGGGTCTAATTTTTCTTTAACCTTTGTCAATGTTTGCCACCATTCATTTTTTAAATGGTGTGCTTCGTCAACCACAATGATTTTTATTTTTTGTGCTTTTAGTCCGCTTACAATGTTGTCAAGATTGGGATTTGTTGATTTGCCGTTTCCGTTTGTCTCTTCGGTTTCTTCTTCTTCGTTGTCAATTTCTTCTTCTTCAACTCTCCAATTGTTACAAGCTGCGTGAAGACCTTGATACGTTACAACGGTCATAAATTTCGGATTGCGAATGTCTCTCGAAATCCAATCAGGCGTCAGGTTGGTTTGAAGAAAAAGTTCACAAAAACGTTGTATCCATTGGTTGCGAATTGCAATTGTCGGTGCAAGAATTAAAGTCGGTTTATTAAGTCGAATAGCAACTTCAAGTCCTAAAACTGTCTTACCTGAACCTGGAGGAGCAATTACGTGTAAATGTCCGTCAGTTAAGTGGTCTTGTAAGTCGTCAAGCACTCGTTGTTGGTATTTTCTCCAACTGTATTTAAATTTTATGTCTTTAGGATATTCTGTCAATGTATCGGTGTCTTTTAAACTTACGCCCAACGTTTTGCGGCTTGGCGAAGGTGGCGATTTTAACCACTAAACTTCATACTAAGAACCGCACTACAATTATACGAAAAACTGTCATACGAAGCACTTAAACGCCACTTTTGCCAAACCGCTGTTAGGCGTTCGTTCTTTTTTTTCGTCAGTTATTGTCTGTGTCATTTTATGTTGTATATTTGTAACCATTGTATAAGGTTAAACTACTTGGTTATGAATGAATATTTAACACTCTCCGAAGCCTCTGAACTTATAGGCAAAAGCAAAGAAACTCTCAGACGTTGGGATAGAGAAGGCAAGTTGTCTGCTGTCCGTGAACCAATGAGTAACTACCGTGTCTATAAACGAGAACAAGTTGAAACGCTGTTTGCGGACTTTGTCAACCACGATGTAGAAGATGTTGTAACCAATTATGTAAAGCCACACAATGAATATACTGTCTTGGAATTGTTTGCCGGTGCAGGTGGTTTGGCTGTCGGAATGGAAAAAGCAGGTTTGAAATGTGTCGCATTGAATGAAATTGATAAATGGGCTTGTCAAACGTTACGAAAAAATCGTCCAAACTGGAAAGTCTTGGAGGGGGATATTAAAGCGTTTGATTTTACTGAATATCATAATAAAGTTGATGTCGTTACTGGCGGATTTCCTTGTCAAGCGTTCAGTTACGCTGGGAAAAAATTAGGTCTTGCCGATGCAAGAGGAACCTTGTTTTATGAGTTTGCAAGAGTTGTCAAGGAGGTAAACCCTCCAATTTGTATTGGCGAAAATGTCCGTGGTTTGTTAAGTCACGAAAATGGGAAAACATTGCAAGGAATGATTTCAATTTTAGATGAAATTGGTTACAACGTTGTTCCTGTCCAAGTGCTGAAAGCAATACATTATAGAGTGCCACAAAAAAGAGAACGTTTGATTTTAGTTGGAATTAGAAAAGATATTGATTT comes from Rhodothermia bacterium and encodes:
- a CDS encoding DEAD/DEAH box helicase family protein; amino-acid sequence: MTEYPKDIKFKYSWRKYQQRVLDDLQDHLTDGHLHVIAPPGSGKTVLGLEVAIRLNKPTLILAPTIAIRNQWIQRFCELFLQTNLTPDWISRDIRNPKFMTVVTYQGLHAACNNWRVEEEEIDNEEEETEETNGNGKSTNPNLDNIVSGLKAQKIKIIVVDEAHHLKNEWWQTLTKVKEKLDPIIVGLTATPPYDVTATEWQRYIDLNGPVDTEISVPELVIEGDLCPHQDYVYFTLPTEQENQSIVDFRQNIEKLFQEIKNDETIIKAIEQHPIWQNPTEQLDWIYNNLSYYSACLIFLKANHKEIPETHLEVIGGKNFEIPKLDYEWIETLLDFYLYKEKEHFKTFEEHQKILENRLRRYGAIERRQINFSHNKRVTGFLTSSISKLNGIKEIVDFEYKNLGNNLRLVILSDFIRKEFYINAPDNNLELNKIGVIPIFEKLRRENKENKKIAVLTGSMIIIPVSAYPAFEAKAAKYGITQINSNPVPFDSSYILISQTEQLKHDIVHIVTQIFQRGEIEVLIGTKSLLGEGWDAPAINSLILASFVGSFVLSNQMRGRAIRTQNGNGDKTGNIWHLVCIDPTSPTGGDDFDLLKRRFRSFVGVSFKEKPRIENGIGRLNLPENIHHKEEAEKKNLEMFTHAGDRESLKQRWKEALATGVNLVEEIKIPFPEEREYKTVKSMYLNNTIKNLMAMLGFSILGYLEGILQGLGRAARNIKTLQDLYVFLTIIGIGGVLFFGRQTYKTLRLYFKYRDISKDIQQIGDALLNSLVKAGAIRTDNSKLKVETSVDNWGAVYCHLEGGTTFDKSTFINALQEIIAPIDNPRYVIIRKNRFMLFVKQKDYHSVPEILGRNKNLAEYFQSQWERLVGACDLIFTRTIDGRKLLLKSRVKSLAAQFDDKVEHINKWR
- the dcm gene encoding DNA (cytosine-5-)-methyltransferase, which encodes MNEYLTLSEASELIGKSKETLRRWDREGKLSAVREPMSNYRVYKREQVETLFADFVNHDVEDVVTNYVKPHNEYTVLELFAGAGGLAVGMEKAGLKCVALNEIDKWACQTLRKNRPNWKVLEGDIKAFDFTEYHNKVDVVTGGFPCQAFSYAGKKLGLADARGTLFYEFARVVKEVNPPICIGENVRGLLSHENGKTLQGMISILDEIGYNVVPVQVLKAIHYRVPQKRERLILVGIRKDIDLQYEYPKPHKKIYNLKDALKKGELFDTNVPKSTGAKYPQSKKAVLDLVPQKGYWRDLPLKIQKEFMGGSFHLGGGKTGIARRIGWDEPCLTLTCSPAQKQTERCHPDETRPFTVREYARIQTFPDDWKFEGSMAQQYKQIGNAVPVNLGTEVGYSIVKFLNQYYNLSKPR